A part of Phycisphaerae bacterium genomic DNA contains:
- a CDS encoding transglutaminase family protein → MSQSIPASHYDLLAMTPEQLAKIDVALVNLLCAKGLPGAENLDIPAILAKLDEWAAKVKFETLRHLYRVTDPRYAEHYNHSEARLRAEFIVQCLQEDCGVRYNPDRIYEPDFRDSRDMFLHGMLPGANGGTCASMPVMYVAIGRRLGYPMKLVATREHLFCRWDDGKERFNIEGATNGGVSYHPDEYYRSWPKPLSEADMATGVFLTSMSPEAELADFLHHRGMCMHQNGRLTEARAAFAEAHRLQPRDTNTFTALRVVCGAVPRPRYAQNPAAEAWQYGPRPPDPDDPTAQIYQQMTGPSVGTYGQPVQPGAPTQHQPGIPNYSGHPGVPGQPQQPGFAGQHQTGYPNASR, encoded by the coding sequence GTGTCCCAGTCCATACCCGCCTCGCACTACGACCTCCTGGCCATGACGCCCGAGCAACTCGCCAAGATCGATGTCGCCCTGGTGAACCTGCTCTGCGCTAAAGGTCTACCCGGCGCCGAGAACCTCGACATCCCCGCTATCCTGGCCAAGCTCGATGAATGGGCCGCCAAGGTCAAGTTCGAGACGCTGCGCCACCTATACCGCGTGACCGATCCTCGTTACGCCGAGCACTATAACCACTCGGAAGCGCGCCTGCGGGCTGAGTTCATCGTCCAGTGCCTCCAGGAGGATTGCGGCGTTCGGTACAACCCGGATCGCATCTACGAACCTGACTTCCGAGATTCTCGCGATATGTTCCTTCACGGGATGCTGCCGGGTGCCAACGGCGGTACCTGCGCTTCCATGCCAGTCATGTACGTGGCCATTGGCAGACGGCTCGGTTACCCGATGAAGCTCGTGGCAACCAGGGAGCACTTATTCTGCCGCTGGGATGACGGCAAGGAGCGGTTCAACATCGAGGGAGCGACCAATGGGGGCGTCAGCTACCATCCGGACGAGTACTACCGTAGCTGGCCGAAGCCGTTGAGCGAGGCCGATATGGCGACCGGCGTGTTTCTCACGTCGATGTCACCAGAGGCGGAACTGGCCGACTTTCTGCACCATCGCGGCATGTGCATGCATCAGAATGGCCGATTGACAGAGGCCCGCGCGGCCTTCGCCGAAGCCCACCGCCTGCAACCCCGAGATACCAACACATTCACGGCGCTGCGAGTGGTCTGCGGAGCGGTCCCGCGACCGAGGTATGCCCAGAACCCAGCTGCGGAAGCTTGGCAGTACGGACCGAGGCCGCCCGATCCCGACGACCCGACAGCCCAAATCTATCAACAAATGACGGGACCATCGGTCGGGACATACGGGCAGCCGGTACAGCCGGGAGCTCCCACGCAACATCAGCCCGGAATCCCGAACTATTCGGGGCATCCGGGCGTTCCTGGCCAACCCCAACAGCCAGGTTTTGCAGGACAGCATCAAACAGGTTATCCTAACGCCAGTCGGTAG